The stretch of DNA ATAGTTGACTGTTGTGTAATAAATATTAGTTTACACAATACATTGAGAAACCTTCAGGTTCTCATTAGACATGGTGAAAATGAATCTATTTCTCCTAGAGGCAAAATATATGCTCTCTGTTTCTCTTGCTGCTTGTCTCCAGTTTACATCTTTTGTTCTTCAGGTGAGGCTTTGCAGAGAAAAAGCTACATCAAATGTCTATGCAATGAAAAAGCTTAAGAAGTCTGAAATGTTACGAAGGGGCCAGGTAATTCATGTTTGTTAAGTAATTTAATAAGGTTGCCCAGCAAACCTTTTGTTATCTAATGTGTTCTTTTCAGGTTGAGCATGTGCGAGCTGAAAGGAATCTCCTTGCAGAGGTTGACAGTGCCTATATTGTTAAGCTTTATTGCTCATTTCAAGATGAAGAGTTTTTATACCTTGTTATGGAATACCTTCCTGGTGGTGACATGATGACTCTATTAATGCGCAAGGATACACTGACAGAGGACGAATCTAGATTTTATATTGCAGAGACAATTCTAGCAATTGAATCCATACACAAGCACAATTATATTCATAGGTAATtcattgataataaaatagcatGTCATTTGATAGCAAATTCGCCACTCCATCTTTGCTATACATTTTCAGGGATATCAAGCCTGACAATTTGCTGTTAGATCGAAGTGGCCACCTGAAGCTTTCAGATTTTGGCTTATGCAAACCACTAGATAGTAGTAGCTTTCCAAATCTGAGTGAGTTTGACTATGCAGCGGGAAAAAATGCCAATCTGTCAACAGATGGTGATAAACTATTAAGTAACTATGCTGCCACCAGGACACAACAGGAACAGCTATTGCACTGGCAGAAGAATCGGCGGACACTGGTAAGTTACAATACTTACTTTTACTATAGTAGCATTTGCCCtgcttaattatatatatatttccttaGTCATGGAAAATCCTAGGTTCAAACACTTACACATGGCATTTTGTACGCATCACATTCAAATAGGCTTCTTTGGATGAAAGGAGTTTAAGATAGACCCTGTCAGTGTGGCAGGGATATTAGTTCAGTTACCATACCAATCCAAACCAGGTCTAAAGGGCATGCATGATCTAAAAGTATTTCACATGCTTGCTATAAGAACTCAAGTAACAAATGCATCAGAAAGATGAATTGATATTTTAGTACAGTTAAGCAATTTGCATTAGTTGATTACAGTGGTTTCtgcataaaacaaaaatgaactaTGTCAGCTGAAATGTTGATACAAAGTTGTAAAGAAAATGACATGGTAATTATTTGTTTGCATAACAGGAGCCTTGGCAGTGCATTTTGATGTATGTTACTTGCATGATAATTGCAGGCTTATTCAACTGTTGGTACACCTGATTACATTGCTCCGGAGGTACTATTGAAGAAAGGATATGGAATGGAATGTGACTTGTTAGTACTCTTTTTAGTGAACTTCTGCAGTGCATGTcctaatattttatatctttctCATATTTATTCTTTATAGGTGGTCACTTGGAGCCATTATGTATGAGATGCTTGTGGGTTATCCACCATTTTATTCAGAAGATCCAATGTCAACATGTAGGAAGGTAACCTCAAATGCTGTTCTTACATCAAGTATGCAagtgatatatatagctaagTCATGTTCCTATAAAAAACATGTGTCTTTTGCATGTGAATTCTTTATATTCACTTTTGAGTGCAACTTTGCAGATAGTGAACTGGAGAAGTCATCTAAAATTCCCTGAAGAGTCCAAACTATCACCAGAAGCTAAAGATCTTGTTAGCAAGCTATTATGTAATGCAGATTTGAGGCTTGGAACAAAAGGAGCACATGAGCTAAAGGTGAAAATTGTTCACATGATCTGTTATGTCCTTCATGTTTGAATGATTGGTTATTTTATAGCATGATGTGTTCTTACAGGCACACCCATGGTTCAAAGGCCTTGAGTGGGAGAAGCTGTATCAGATGGAGGCTGCTTTTATACCTGAGGTTAATGATGAATTGGACAcacaaaattttgagaaatttgaGGAGGTGAGGTGCCATTCCCAAGCTATTTATGTCCAACCTTTTCCCTATACACATTAGCGCACATGGTTTTACAGGCTAAAATAGTAGTACTACCTCTGGCATTAAAACAatgttattttggatatgCCTTAAGTCAACTTTAAAAACTTTGAACATCAATATCTTGTGGAATACTTCGGTTGGATGTACAGGATCTATATGAATAGATTTATCTCAAAAGGTACTATcataatttcaaatattttgcaaTGAAAATTAGTGGTCAAAGTTGAATTTTGAGTACAGTTTTAATCTTCACAATGGCATGTTTCATGACCAGAGGGAGCACTAATTAACTGATAGCAGAAGTTTCACAATGTTTGGATTCCTGAATGTTTCTATTACCCTGTTCGTTTTTCCTTTTGCATCGCTACACAAGACAGAGGACTATGATagtgcatttttttattattatatttgttcaGAAAGAGGGGGAAAAGTTTGGTTTAATTTAAAGGAACCACATAAGTTGTCTTACATAACCTCTCTATTACATGCCCACAAAAGCAATATGTGTTGAtgcatcaataaaaaaaacataacaaagAAACAAGCCCATCGAGTAAAATGTGAAAGAACTTACAAcatctgttccaaaatataagcatttctagttGTGTAGCATAAACTAAACATATATCAAAAGATTTCGTTTTAGTCACTTCAGTggtcaatttttaatttttaaattgattagatttccTTTCTAAGCATTTGATTGGTTCTGCAATCATTGAAGTGATTGAAATCATGGGAATCAAtgcagaaatgtttatatagtgatgcaaaatttgaatcttagaaatgcttatattttagaatggagggaATAGTATATATTCCAAAAGCAGCAGTTATCATTTATTTGGTAAACACTACTACGTTATTTGTGAATCTGGTAAGAGGGAAATGGACTTTGTAGCCATTCAGCATGCTGGGATATCCTTGTTTGTTTGATATTGTCATACCATTTATGGTAATTAGTATTGTGCGAAGAAAATATACACTGAGGACTGAGGTGGTGGAAATTGGTACATTGGCAAGTCCAATATATTGTGGGTGGCTCTTGCAGCCTGCCTTATTTCATGAGTGCTTACCCAGTGACCTTTATGTGTCTGGTGTCTTACAGATTGGTCCCATGCAAACGTCATCAAAGGCAGGTCCTTGGAGAAAGGTACATATTTTCTACAGGGACCAACCGCTcatttgctttatttttttatattgtcaaTATATTGGAGAGActacttttttatttcaaaattattaagaGTTACTTCAGCTTACTTAGTGATAATTTCTTACTCTTCCTGGAGGGTCATGTTTGCGTCTGAAATCAAATTCTTGattcttcatattttaattaccTTGTAATCTTTTTACTTCTGACTCTAGTACCTGACTAAATGTTTCCATTGTGCAGATGCTTTCCTCCAAGGACACGAATTTCCTCAATTTTACCTACAAAAACCTTGAACTATCAGATGATCCTGAACATCCAGGAATAGGTTGGATCCTTTCCTAGTCTACTGGCATTTACTCCTTGCTGCACCTTGTAATAGTGTCTTGGAGATACTTTTGTGCTTGACACATTAGTTGTAACTATTTCCCCTTTTGGTGCTGCAGCTcaagtaaagaaaaagaataacaAGCCAACACGACGAACCTTTAAATCAATATTGCATGGTAAAAGCCTGTAACACAGTCAGATACTGGacattttcaaaatatttacattgtttttacttatattttacagAATTTGATGAAACTGAAGACGAACCTCAAAGCAGTTCCTTGAACTCAATGGCATCACAATTGGATGAGTTACCCGAGAGCCTTGAGCCTTCACCTCACTCTAGTATCTCCTCAGAAGATTCCCAGTCGCGACATAGATAGCAGTTAGTAAGTTGAAGTGGGTGGGGAGCAGGGTACATAATAGCCTTTGGGTCTAAAAGGCCACATGGATGGAGCACTATCTTTGGAACCTAATGGATATTCAGAAGACAAATTTGGATGTAGAAAAGCTCCAAAAAGATGTGCTATTGAATAGCGGGTGGGGTGTCCCAATAGCCATTTCTTACATTGGAGCCCTTAGCATTTCTTTCCCAACAATCCCGTGCTGGTTGGTAAACTACAGATGGGTATCCGTATTCTTTTGTTCTGTAAATTTGTTGGTACTGTCATTTTGTGCAGGGTTGGGATTCATTCTTTTGATGGGAACATGTCATGCGTATGCTGCCAGCTTTTTATTTGTGCAGAAATCTGCATATCCACCTTGTCATAAGCATTTTTTGGACTGCAAATTTCCATGAAACAAAGAACAACTGCTATTCCTGTCTTCTGTGCAGTTAATTTGTTCTCTGCAGTTGCTCAACCAGTGTCTAGCATGCTTTGCTGTTATAGCGTAATTGCAGGCTAGTACAAGGCTGCAAGGGTCATGAGAAATGAATGATAATGGTTCTACCCAGCTTAAACATAGTTTTTCTTAGTAGAATGGCAGTTCTCCCTTGATTATGTACTAAGAAGGAAAAATATTCCATACCTTAAATTTCAATCTCGCCATAGTGAGACGATTGGACCGGAGGAAAAgggtactacctccgtttcatattgtaagtctttctagtattatctaaatttattcattgatggatgaatataatttatatatgtgtttagattcattagcatctatatgaatctaagtaaTGGTAGAAAGACTTATATTGCGAAACGGAAGGAATAACATTTATAATGttctaaactattttttgcaAAGCTCTATCTACCTAATGTCTTGGACCACCAAGAAAGAAACCTGGTCCTTATTATCCTTCAACGAATTCTGAAAGATTCATCTATTTCATTCTTTCCATATATTCCACCAGGTGATAATTAGCCCCCTCCATATATTCCACCAGGTGATAATTTGTAGTCTCGTCGGTGTGATTGCAGCCATCGCTGACCACCAGTCCCAGAGGTTGCTGGAGTTTGAATTAGGAggcatatttgacaaaattttgaagatgCACCCTCTCCCACACTGCGCCTCTCCCACACTGCGGCTGTGAATGCACAGTTCTTTGCAAGATGTTCAATATCCTCGAAGGTGTCCGAACACAAACTGCATATCCAACTGTAGGGCCAGTGCCGTTTTAACAAATTTCAGCAGTTAAGGCTTGTTGATGTAGAAGTAGTCATCCAGAGAAAGCTTTGTTTTGGTTCAGCATTTGCTTTCCATATTGTATTGAAATTTTCATGCACTGCGGAGCCTTCGAACTGGGCAAAGTAGGTGCTCTTAGCTGAGTAAGAGCTGTCATTAGTCCATTTCCAGGTCATATCATCTGCAACATTTGCATTCAACTGAATTGCGTGTAGGTGATTGTGATTTCCCCATGTAACCAGTTTGTGCATGTCCTCTATCAAAGCCGCTTTAGAAGACGTAACGAATTGTTTCCAGGAAGTTCATCCTTAACTTTACGATTTTTCCTCTTTGATAAGATGAACACAGATCGATATCCTTTGAACTCGTCGACTGTAACTATTTTATCGCAGGGAAGGGTCATTGCAGCCTACTGTTTGGATTCATCCTTCCATTGTAACCAGAGCCACTTCGCACGCAAAGCCCTTGCAACTCTTTGGAGATCAAGGATACCAAAACTTCCTAAGCTTGCCAATTTACTAGGAGGTGACCATTGCTCTGCTGTATCGTTTGCCAATTTACTAGGCGGTGAACATTGCTCAAGTTGCTTCGATCTAACCCTTTCCAAAGGAAAGCCCTTCTTATGTGATCAATTCTTTTGATGACCCACTTTTGAAAGGGTATGACTAGTGCTGGCAACGGGGCACTTAGGGCCAAGTTGGTCGAGAAACGGCCCCACCCTTGGCCCGGCCCCAAAGCCAAAGTTGGGACCAAAACGGGAGTCAGCACGGCGAGGGCAATGGCTGGCGGGCGGCAGCAGCGACAAGCCCATTATAGGACGTTGGTCATAATGGGTTTTTTCCCCAATATTCTGTTTTATGAAGAGGTATATAGACTTTGGGGCCCCATGGGTTCCCTGTAGGTGAATTACATTCACCGTCCCTGTCTTCGCAATTACCGAGGCCTCGACCCCGATCCCCCGCGAGGAGAATATCTCCCCCGGCCTTAGCCCCGCTGGAGAAACTACCAACCCTAGGTATTACCGAGAGGTGGTATGTCTAAATCGAGGACAACATTGATTTAACTAGAACTTCATGACCAGTTGAGGTAAAGTATCGTCTATTCCAGTTGTCAACACTGATTTTTGAATGGGTACTTGGAAGCTTAAACAGAGTTTCTTTCGTGGGATTAGTCTATCTCCAATACGAGTGGTCTTCTCACCCTTGGCAAGTTGGAATGGTTGAGGCCCTTGCTTAGGGTCATCAGGTAGACAACTACGGTGACTGGGAAGGAAGCTCAGTTGCTTCTTCACTATGCAAAGCGACATTGTGGTTGACAAGTTGGTATGGTTGAGGCTCTTGCTCATGGTCATCAGGTAGTCAACTACGGTGACTAGGAGTGGAATTCAAGCTTGGGTAAGTCCTGGGCCTTGTGGCAAGGTAACTAGAGAGGTTCGGGCTTCCGTTTCGACTTTAATATTGTTCGACAGCCTCCTTTGGTATTGATCTATAGTGAGATCCTCACCATACACTCATTTGGTTCAAAACCCAAGAAAAATATGTCTATTTCGACACCCTCTACTATGGGACGAGTTTGATTCATATCACTGAATCGCAAAACTGGGTATAGAGACTCTCTCAAGTATTTAAACTGTATCAATTTAATTCCCTAGGTGGTTTTAATAGCGGTTCATCCTACGAGGGGCCTACGTGGAAGTTTGTCCCGGTAATACAATTAGCAAAACGATAATTAAAATAGCTAAGGCTGCTCATATATAAGTGcccctttctcttcttcttccttatGTCTCTTTCGCTCTCTTTCCCCTTCCTGTATGCTTCTCTCATCTTAGCGCTGCATGAGGCCGACCAGTACATGTTGACTAAATGGGCTAGGCcaattaagtttaattaaaattccaTTAACCCGTAATTAATAgtagagacaataataccatCTTGGAGAATTAAAGTGGAGAAtctcaacttaaatagagagtTAGTGGAGACTCTTTATTGACTAGTTGAAATGGTCCGTGACATCGGTGTCGGCATCGGTTCGGCCGGCCGACCGCTGCACGTAACGTCCGCAGACGATAATTGTGCGATCACATAACAAAATCAGGGGGCGTGGGATTCGGTTTccatattcttcttcttcctcccgaGACCAGTAGCGAATGACTTCTCCATTCTTTTGCTCCTCTCTGGTGGCGGgtgctaaggtttttggggagtGTACTCGCACGACTGCTTGTTGCACATCCTCGTCATGTCTTCCGATGGCGGCAATGGTGGTGCTCACGGCAACGGTATGCACaaccacggcgacgacgcgcatAACAATGGCAACAATGCCAACGGGAATGGAACAACACCAACGGAGGCGGTACTACCTCAAACACCAGCAGAGGGCCATTCTCAGGGTATACCGTTGCTCTCTTGTTCTTTCTGTTCTTAGATTTAACTTGCCTATTAGCAATGGTTTCATTGCtatatgatgatcaaatgATGGGTTAtgcttattatatattaagcaTGATGTTAGATGTTCCgttcttaatttttagattattctcTATGAATGCTATGCatgttgttttattattttggattaaaatatgtcaaAATGTGACCATATTTCCACCAATCCAAAAATCATATAGGTCCTTTTCGGTAGTTGGTTTTGCTGCTGCATTAAAACCACATATTTTTGATGGTTCAAACTATAAGAGATGGAAAACATGTGCACTTTTTTGGTTGACAACCATACAATGCTTCTTTGTCTCACGGGGCAAACCGACCGAAAGACCTCTCTCACATGAGGAGGCCAAATTTGAGTCGGTGGATTGCCTGTTCCGTGGGGCATTGATTAGTGTATTGGCTAACAACATAGTGGACGTGTATATGCACATGCCTTCGGGGAAGGGGATGTGGGATGCACTTGAGGCCAAGTTCGGAGTTTCCGATGCTAGCAGCGAGTTGCATGTCATGGAGCAGTTCTATGACTACAAAATGGTCGATAATCGTTCTGTAGTAGAACAGACTCATGAAATTCAAATGCTGGCAAAGGAACTTGAGAACAACTGTTGTGAGTTGCCTGACAAGTTTCTAGCCGGTGACATTATTGCCAAACTACCACCTTCTTGATCGGACTTTGCTACTTTTCTAAAACACAAAAGACAGGAGTTCAGTGTTACTGATCTTATTGGCTCTTTGGGTGTTGAGGAGAAGACAAGAGCAAAGGATAACAAAGGCAAAAAGGTAGAGGGATATTCTAGCGTCAATTTGTTGTAGAAGAAGAACGCACATGCATCCCACAACAATAAGAAGAAAGTCAAGCCTGATGTCAAACCAAATGTTACTACCGCCTTTAAGAAGAAAGACAAGGCAAAGGCCAAGGGTGACTGCTTTGTATGCGGTAAACCTGGGCATTGGGCCAAGAATTGTCCTGATCGCATGGATAAGAAGGCTGCTAACATGGTTATTAGTAAGGACAGTGGAACATCGGGGTATGGTAATTTGTTACCTActgttttctctgtttttcatTCACTTGATTGGTGGATTGATACTGGTCCTAATATTCATGTGGGTGCTGATATTTCCCTATTTTCTTCTTATCAGGTCGGGAGAGGTTTCTCCTTGTTGCTTTAAAACGAGTCACTTGCGGCTGTTCATGGTGTTGGTATGATCGATCTGAAGTTTAGTTCGAGAAAGACCGTGCAACCCAAAAACGTGCAGCATATCACTTGAATAAAGAAGAATCTAGTTAGTGGTCCTCTACTGTGTAGAGATGGTTTTAGACTTGTGTTTGAGTTCAATAAATGTATTGTTTTAAAGTATGGAACTTTTATTGGTAAAGGGTATGACAGCAGAGGCTTGGATGATATGTGTAACAATAAAGTTGTGAACCATATGAGAATGATGAGTCCAATGTATGGCATTCGTGACTCTGTCATGTGAATTTTGGTTGTATGTTGCGCTTATTTTGCTTAGTCTTCCGACTAGATAGATTGGTTCCTTATTTTGCTGGCATGGTCCCTCGCTTAGGATCGGACAGCTAAGCGCGTGTCACTCGTTAAGCATAAATCATGCGTCCCTCGCTTAGGATCGGACAGCTAAGCGCGTGTCACTCGTTAAGCATAAATCATGCGCGCGCACCATTTAGATTTTACGATAAGGGATATGTGAGCAAACAATCCTTTTAGTATAAGCGCAAGTGTAAAGATGGGGGTAACAAGATGTATCTGCTGCTAGCAGTGATCAggaaagtaaaaaaacaaaaaacaaaaagaagatGGAGCTTGCTCGTACCGGCTGCGTAGTGCGGCTCGGCGAGAAGCCGCCAAACCAAACGAGGACGCGCAGGCGAAGCGTGGCGGCCAGAACTCCTCTTCGTCGTGGAAAGTTCAAGATAAGGCCAACGCTGGGCCAGAGAGTCCAGCGAGGAGGGAGTGGAGCAGAAGCTACATTGGGCCAGAATAAACGAGCCGAGTCCCAACACGAGTTCTGGGCTGCTGTCGGTGGACGAAAATTTGACAGAATCAATActcctttttataatagtagagATTAGTGAAGCAAAATGCATGACACAATGATTGAGTgactgttaacgccagatttttgTAAATAGTCGTTAGTGATTGAAACACGGTGAAAGACCGAATCAGATAAGAAGGCCCGAATCGGATGGAGGCAGGAAGCTGGATGCAAAGGGATTGCAGCCAATAGAGTCTAAATCGGTCAAGGATGGGAGTCCGATTGAGCCACAGCTTGGAGATAAGTTCGGTATTTAATTGTGAGTcgatgtagattaattagagtttatcttgaagtttgtttaggattctattatttaattagaatCCGGACAGTAAAGTTAGTTAGTAGTAGATTCTTATTTGGTTAGTTATTTCCCgaggctataaatataggtgtcTAGGatccttgtaaattatctctagatcaattcaacttggcgcatcacctcaaatcttcgacttgcttgagctttcggcgcggggtttgtcagcttcgcaatgtaagttctagttcgtcaaacccgtcgatcaattTAGaaagaactgtctcggttaaaaCCGATCTTCTACCTGATTGATCGGCGGCTGAGTTCTACTATtattttaatctgttttaGCTTAAGATAgtggtagttctcgatcaagtcctcgcgAGTTCTTCTGTCTGATTTGTTCATATGAGTCTTGTTGACCCGATTCTGtcttggttcggtccgatcaattGGGTTTGCCAGGTTCGTGTTATTGGATTAGATTGAGGGCTTGCGAGTTCTTATTGCCAAAGTTCTAGCTggcattatcttaagtaatctATTGAGTGATTTGTTAGCCTCAttgatcttcatatttctgtGGTTATATCGCGCTAGactgcatattgtcttggttaggtctgatctatgtatatcGGGTGTGATCTGTCCATAGAGATCTGTCCGATTGATTGAGTTCAACGGATCGGTTGATGGATTACGCTATTTTGCTATCTCGTCACTCGCATGTTACAATATTCACCTGATGCTATGCGTggttatgcttagatctgtactgtctcgattaggttcgatcttctagatctggtatAGGTATACGTGTCAttggttgttattgttttatgttgatgatTAGTATAGCATTCCAGTGTACGTGTATTTCCACATTTAGTTGTGTATCGGCTGGTAAATTCACGTGCGATAAATACCGAAGTGGACAGATCGgccaattaatcttaagactatctcggttaggtctgatcttttaagattaatcggcTGCTTGGCCTCTTTAGTGTTTATCCTGCTTTTGATTCAGCCGATtggatatgttttataattgttatcataaaattcctataaagccgatcgtctagtctatcggctagggtcctagaGCGGTATCGGCTGTCCAGCTGATAGCGGTTTCGGGGTTAActattttccatgttatatcttgtcagttacaggatcaaactgactggcacgtccagtatttctaagaattaggtcctgcactggaatggtctaagattgattcccaggcctacgtgtgtgaccgttgattgttattttcagtgtcaacacatttttggcacgcccAGTGGGACCCGTGTCAAGAACCCAGCTCAGGTTAGTCAAGCGCACGTCAAGACAAGACAACAGCAATGGCCGCGAAGGAAGTCAGCACGGAGAACATTCTCCCCATCACCTAGGAGAGCCTCACCGATGAACAACGGGCCCTCGTGCAGCGCCACATGGACAAGTTTCAGAAACTATGCCTTGAGTCCTTCAACATGACTCGGGGTGGCCTGGTGCAGAAATCTCAGCTTCCGACGCCAAGTTCAGAGCGTCGGAAAGGAGGAGATGCAGGGAAAGGTAGCGACCCTCCCCTAGAAAACCAGCCGAATCTACAGGACATAGTAGATTCGACAGTACACCATGCCCTCATCAACCAATCGGGGGTATTGGTAAATACCCTGTCGGGATTAATTCGGCAGGTGACCGATGGAGCTCCCGATGGGGAATCACACCAAAGGGGGCCCAGGTATTTTCCCAGATGGAGAAAGACCTAAGTTTCGGCAGTACAGGGATGAAAGAGACCTAAGGGAGGACGAGCCGATACCGCACAATCCTAGCATGCACTTGGAGGAGATCTCGGAGAGGCCAAGGCAACCTTACCAGGAGAGGACCCCACCAAGGAACGATCGGCACGCCGATCCATACTATTGGGACAATCAACAGTACCAACCACCCCCAGCATGGCCACATCGGCCGGAGCCAATCTACGAGAACCAATTCCGCCGACTTAATCCGGTGCCCAGGGGGCAGTTCAGGGATGAAGATTGGACGGACCACATAGCGGAGGTCATGCAAGAGTGCTTCGGCGTAAGGCCGAAAGAACAAACAACCATGTATCGACGTCCATACCTGGAGTGGTTTGAGAGAGTGTCGTTACCTCACCGGTACATGGTGTCGGATATCTCCAAATTCTCGGGACAAGACAGCACGTCGACCATTGAGCATGTCACCCGATTCTTAGCCTAGTGTGGTGAAGCATTGGCTAAAGCTGCGCTGAAAGTGCGCTTCTTTCCACTCTCGTTGTCTGGGTCGGCCTTCACTTGGTTCTCGTCCCTGCCACCCAATTTGGTTAGAAACTGGGCCGATCTTGAAAAACACTTCCACAAATATTTCTTCGCGGGTGTATAGGAGATGACATTGACCGATCTCACCACAGTCAGACAAAAGATGGACGAGTGGGTCCATGACTATGTCCAATGGTTCCGCAACGTAAGAAGCCGATGCTATCGGCTGAAATTGAGGGATCAGTAGCTCGCCGAGCTAGCCTTCCAAGGCCTACTCGACCAAATCAGAGAGAAATTCTCAGCACAAGAATTCAAGAGTTTAGCTCATCTCGTGCAGAAAGTATTGGCCCATGAGATCTGATACCAAGAAGCCAGGAAAGATAAATTCCAACACCGAGTTGCCTACCTAGCCGAAGAATCGTCCGATATGATGATCATTGGGATTGCCCGTTCTTTCAATACTGCTGGGAAGAGAGGATACGGCGGCCATCAAAAGAAGATTGCCCAGAATGCAATCCCGAAGGGCGGGATTACACCAGCCGGCAGTCATGCCTCAGGAGGTCAAGAACGCCACCACGATGCCATGTTGACAGTACACGACAGGCTAGGTCCTCGGGAACAAGAATGTGAAGACTACGATGAGGAGGAGATCGACCAGTACTACAACGATCAAGAGTAGCTGCCACAAATGAAGCCTAACCAGTGGTGTCCCAGCGGCTTGTTCGCAAAAAATCAGAAGAGACGGTTGCAACGACTTCGCCAACATGAGCTTCAGCAGCAACGAGGTGAAGAACAGCCGTCGACACCCAAGAGGACACGCAAAGAATGGCACATCAAGTCATAAGTCCATAAACCATCGGTCGATGTGAACATGGTAGTTATTCTACCAGCGGAATTCAGGGCCGATTGGTCTGATGACGAGTTACAGGAGGCAACTCCCCAGCTCATACTGCCTTCACAACCAGCCGTCTTCGAGAAGCCGGCAGAGAAGGACCATCGGCACCTTCCACCGCTCTATATCCAGGGGCATGTCGATGGAAAGCCGATGACGAAGATGCTAGTCGATGGCGGCGCGACAGTAAACTTGATGCCACGCTCCACCTACAGGAAGCTGGGCAAGACCTCCGAAGACCTTATTAAAACTAACATGATGCTCAAGGACTTCGAGGGCAACTCTTCAGAAGCCAAAGGATGCCTCAACGTTGAGCTCACGGTCGGAAGCAAA from Oryza brachyantha chromosome 12, ObraRS2, whole genome shotgun sequence encodes:
- the LOC102700103 gene encoding serine/threonine-protein kinase tricornered-like, whose translation is MDSARSWLQKLQPRDKDRGKPASPTAAAMAEEEAISSATTAKVAAAKQFIENHYKDQKRLIEQRNERRRMLESELADADVSEEEQNNILKDFEERENEIMRSRRHKMGVDDFELLTIIGRGAFGEVRLCREKATSNVYAMKKLKKSEMLRRGQVEHVRAERNLLAEVDSAYIVKLYCSFQDEEFLYLVMEYLPGGDMMTLLMRKDTLTEDESRFYIAETILAIESIHKHNYIHRDIKPDNLLLDRSGHLKLSDFGLCKPLDSSSFPNLSEFDYAAGKNANLSTDGDKLLSNYAATRTQQEQLLHWQKNRRTLAYSTVGTPDYIAPEVLLKKGYGMECDLWSLGAIMYEMLVGYPPFYSEDPMSTCRKIVNWRSHLKFPEESKLSPEAKDLVSKLLCNADLRLGTKGAHELKAHPWFKGLEWEKLYQMEAAFIPEVNDELDTQNFEKFEEIGPMQTSSKAGPWRKMLSSKDTNFLNFTYKNLELSDDPEHPGIAQVKKKNNKPTRRTFKSILHEFDETEDEPQSSSLNSMASQLDELPESLEPSPHSSISSEDSQSRHR